The genomic DNA ATCGGGAGAAAGGCGTGAGGCGAAAAAACCGAGGCTGAAAAACCGAGGCTGAAAAACAACGCGAGAACAACGGGGGCAGGCCATGATACCGGACGCTTGGGACATCGAATTGCGCGAAGGGGCCGCCAGCGTGGCCCGCCATCTGATCGAGACCGGCTGCGTCCGGTACGACCCGGAGCATTTGTGCAACCACGGTTCGGGGCTGGTCAGCCCGGTCCATCTGGAGGGACGGCGGCTGCTCTCCTACCCCGCGGTGCGCGACGAGGTGCTCGACTTCGGGCTGCGGATGATCGGGCAGGAGATCGGCGACGGCGAACTGGACGCCATCGCCGCCGCCGAGGGGGCCGGCGTGCCCTGGGCCGCGCTGATCGCCGACCGGCTGGAGCTTCCCCTCGTCTTCGTGCGCAAGGAGGCGCCGGAGGGCCTGCAGGGTTACAAGCACCGCATCGAAGGGCGGGTGGAGCCGGGCTGGCGCGTGCTTCTGGTCGAGCAGATCGCCGCCGACGGCCACCGCAAGGCCCGCTTCGCCCAGCCGCTGAAGGAGGCGGGCTGCGACGTGCGGGACCTGTTCGTGCTGTTCCAGTACGGGATCTTCGACGAGATCCAGGAGCATCTGGCCCCGCTGGGCATCACGATGCACGCGCTGGCGACCTGGTGGGATGTGCTGGAGGTGGCGAACCGCGGCCATTACCTGGACGGGCCGGCGCAGGGCGAAATCCACGCCTTCCTGCACGACCCCAAGCGCTGGACGGCGGAGCACCAGAAAGGCCGGAAAAGCGAAAAGGCGGCCTGAGGCGGGGCGGGGCCCCTCTCCCACGCCAAACGGGAGAGGGGAAACCGGTCACTGACCGGCGATGCGGACCCATTGATGGCCGGCGCGGGCGGTTTCGCCACGGCGCACCGCTAGGACGGCGGCGGCGTAGGGCACCGCCAGCAGAAGCTGAAGCCCGGCCCAGGACAGCGCTTCCCAGTTCGGGCTGGTCCACACCACCTCGTGCAGGGCCTCCATGAAGGGAAGCTGCCCGTAGATCAGCGACTCCATCGGCACCACGCCTTCCGCCAGCACGGTCAGCAGCGCGCCGAGCAGCAGCAGGGCGGCCAGCGCCGACTCCAGCGGCAGGCGGCGGACGGCGCCGCACAGGCCCTTCGCCGGGGAATCGGCCGCCGGGACGGCGGGGCGGAACAGCCCGCCGATGCCCCAGGCGGCCAGCGCCCCCGTGCCCTCCGGACGCCGCGTGGCGCGCATGGCGCCGAGCGCCAGCAGGCCGAGCGCCGGCAGGGCGAAATACCAGTTGGGGAAGTCGCGGTAGCGCCCGTCGAACACGATCAGGAAGCTCCAAACGATCCCCAAAAGGGCGAGGACGACGGCGGCGGCCTTGCCCACCGTTTCCAGCCGCGACAGCGCCGGGCGGCCGCGCAGCGGGGCCAGCGGCTCCAGCGCCAGACCGCCGCTGCCCAGCGCCCGCCGGGCAGCCAGCAGAACGGCCACCGACAGCACGGCCGTCGCCGCCAGCATCACGACCGACAGCGCCACGTCCTGCGGGTAGTGCTTGCCGTGCAGGGCGCCCCAGACGGCGTGGACGTACAGTGTGGACAGCGCCTGCGCCAGGAAGGCCAGGGCGGCGAAGGCCCCGGCGGTCAGCGGACGGCCGCGCAGGGTCAGGCCGATGACGAGCGCCAGCGCGAGGCCGGAGGAGACGCCGAACAGCAGCCGCCATTGGCGGTTCTCCACCACCGGCCCGGCCAGCGCGAACTTTGCCTGACGGTCGGCGGTGTAGAGGCCCCAGTGGCCGCCCACCGTGCCCTCCAGCTTGGCCTTCCAGCCCTGATCGAAGGCCTCGATCACGTTGTAGTCGAAGCCCTCCTGCTCGGCGAGGCGGACGAAGCCGTTGACGAACTTGGCCTTGTTGACCAGCCCGGTGACCGCGGCGCCGCGCGACCGGCCCTCCGTCGGCCAGCCGGTCTCGCCGACCAGAATCGGCTTGCCGGGGAAGCGCTGGGCGATCGTGCGGTAGCTGCCGCGGATGCGCTCCATGGCGCCGGCCACGTCGGTCGGCACATCCTCCCAATAGGGCAGCAGGTGGATGGTCAGGTAATCGACGTGATCCGCGATCTGCGGGTACTTCAGCCACCATTCCCAGACGTCGGCGTAGGACACCGGTTGCTTCACCACCGCCTTCACGCGGTCGATGTAGCCGGCCACCTGCTCCGGCGTCAGCTCACGGCGCAGCAGCACCTCGTTGCCGACGATCACGCGGGTGATGACGTCCGGGTAGCGGTTGGCGAGGTCGATGAGGGAGGCGACCTCCTTCTCGTTCTTGTCCAGCCGCGACGACAGCCACGCCCCCATGGTGACCTGCATGCCGTGGCGGCGCGCCAGCTCCGGCACCACCTCCAGCCCCTCCAGCGAGGTGTAGGTGCGCACCCCCGCCACCTGCGGGGCGAGGGCGGCCAGATCCTCGTCGATCTGCTCGGTGCTGGGGAATTTCTGTGTCAGCGGGCTCTGCCCGTCGCGGAAGGGCGCGAAGGACACGCTTTTCAGCTTGCCACCGGGCGGCGGGTCGAGCGGCACCGGCTGGTTCGGCAGCGACCAGACGGCAAAATTCGCGAGGCCGGCCACGAGCAGCACGGCGAGGATCGTGATGAAGCGCATGGATGGGATGTCTACACCAAATGCGGGATCGGCAAAACGGTCTGGCGAACCGGGTCAGTTCCGGAAGGAAAACGGGCGCGCCCCCGCGAGGGAGGCGCGCCCGTCAAGGACCAACCCGGCCCAGGCGGGCCGGCTGGAGTTGATGACGTGCCATCGTCACGTCCCATCAACGAACCGCGGCCCGCTTTATTCCGGCAAATCCGCTCAGCGTTCCACAAAAGCCTTTTCGATCACGTAATGACCGGGTTCGCCGTTGTGGCCCATGGAGAAGCCAAGCTCGTTCATGATGCCGCTGGTCTCGTCCAGCATGGCCGGGCTGCCGCAGATCATCACGCGGTCAACCTCGCGGTCGAAGGGGGCCAGCCCGATGTCCGAGAACAGCTTGCCGTTGCGGATCAGGTCGGTGATGCGGCCCTGGTTGCGGAAGGACTCGCGCGTCACCGTCGGGTAATAGATCAGCTTCTGCGCCACGTCCTCCCCGAAGAACTCGTTCTCCGGCAGGACGGTGTTGATGATGTCGGCGTACGCCAGCTCGCCCACTGTA from Azospirillum brasilense includes the following:
- a CDS encoding orotate phosphoribosyltransferase; this translates as MIPDAWDIELREGAASVARHLIETGCVRYDPEHLCNHGSGLVSPVHLEGRRLLSYPAVRDEVLDFGLRMIGQEIGDGELDAIAAAEGAGVPWAALIADRLELPLVFVRKEAPEGLQGYKHRIEGRVEPGWRVLLVEQIAADGHRKARFAQPLKEAGCDVRDLFVLFQYGIFDEIQEHLAPLGITMHALATWWDVLEVANRGHYLDGPAQGEIHAFLHDPKRWTAEHQKGRKSEKAA
- a CDS encoding glycosyl hydrolase family 17 protein, with protein sequence MRFITILAVLLVAGLANFAVWSLPNQPVPLDPPPGGKLKSVSFAPFRDGQSPLTQKFPSTEQIDEDLAALAPQVAGVRTYTSLEGLEVVPELARRHGMQVTMGAWLSSRLDKNEKEVASLIDLANRYPDVITRVIVGNEVLLRRELTPEQVAGYIDRVKAVVKQPVSYADVWEWWLKYPQIADHVDYLTIHLLPYWEDVPTDVAGAMERIRGSYRTIAQRFPGKPILVGETGWPTEGRSRGAAVTGLVNKAKFVNGFVRLAEQEGFDYNVIEAFDQGWKAKLEGTVGGHWGLYTADRQAKFALAGPVVENRQWRLLFGVSSGLALALVIGLTLRGRPLTAGAFAALAFLAQALSTLYVHAVWGALHGKHYPQDVALSVVMLAATAVLSVAVLLAARRALGSGGLALEPLAPLRGRPALSRLETVGKAAAVVLALLGIVWSFLIVFDGRYRDFPNWYFALPALGLLALGAMRATRRPEGTGALAAWGIGGLFRPAVPAADSPAKGLCGAVRRLPLESALAALLLLGALLTVLAEGVVPMESLIYGQLPFMEALHEVVWTSPNWEALSWAGLQLLLAVPYAAAVLAVRRGETARAGHQWVRIAGQ